In one Trichlorobacter lovleyi SZ genomic region, the following are encoded:
- the rdgC gene encoding recombination-associated protein RdgC, translating to MGVYSNTVSFAQYRVNGELPQQQERFEWLSAALQGRIFKSIEQSAEEQTEGWTCTDATDDPAFVAPGEFWRDRYLFFSYRRDQRRIPSALLKSHIGRAEADYLAKRPELKRPPKREREEIADRTKLALLTRALPAPSTVDLSWHMDNGLLTLFSSSGKVMERFEELFGKSFENLRVQVIYPYSRAKALLDEAGQEKLAALNQAGSDAALDEIQSNRWLGEEFLLWLLHGGLEGEGFKVCTKGQFDNGTPFSAWIDDKIQLQGGGEGGPQKVAVSGSQDKYLEARSALTTGKAISSAVIHLEKDELEWRFALNAELFTFSSFKCPPVKVEREGVEDLSERESAFYERMYLLEAGLQMFDSLLLQFLQQRLGDGWQTRLQEIADWLEGEQA from the coding sequence ATGGGAGTCTATTCAAATACCGTCAGTTTTGCCCAGTACCGCGTGAACGGAGAACTACCCCAGCAGCAGGAGCGCTTTGAATGGCTGTCCGCTGCGCTGCAGGGACGGATCTTCAAATCCATTGAGCAGTCTGCTGAAGAGCAGACCGAAGGCTGGACCTGTACCGATGCCACCGATGACCCTGCCTTTGTGGCACCGGGAGAGTTCTGGCGTGACCGCTACCTGTTCTTCAGCTACCGCCGTGATCAGCGCCGGATCCCTTCTGCGCTGCTGAAATCCCACATCGGCCGGGCTGAGGCTGATTACTTGGCCAAGCGGCCTGAACTGAAGCGTCCGCCCAAGCGTGAGCGGGAGGAGATTGCCGACCGGACCAAGCTGGCGCTTTTGACCCGCGCCCTGCCTGCCCCTTCTACCGTGGATCTTTCCTGGCATATGGATAACGGCCTGCTGACCCTGTTTTCATCATCAGGCAAGGTGATGGAGCGGTTTGAGGAGCTGTTTGGCAAGAGTTTTGAGAACCTGCGGGTGCAGGTGATCTACCCCTATAGCCGGGCCAAGGCGCTGCTTGACGAGGCTGGTCAGGAGAAGTTGGCTGCCCTGAATCAGGCCGGTTCCGATGCTGCTCTGGATGAGATCCAGAGTAACCGCTGGCTGGGGGAGGAGTTCCTGCTCTGGCTGCTGCATGGCGGTCTGGAAGGTGAAGGGTTCAAGGTCTGCACCAAGGGGCAGTTTGATAACGGCACCCCGTTTTCTGCCTGGATTGACGACAAGATCCAGCTGCAGGGTGGCGGTGAAGGCGGGCCGCAGAAGGTGGCGGTGTCCGGCTCACAGGACAAGTATCTGGAGGCCCGTTCCGCGCTTACCACCGGCAAGGCGATCAGCAGTGCGGTGATCCACCTTGAAAAGGATGAGCTGGAGTGGCGTTTTGCGTTGAATGCGGAGCTGTTTACCTTCAGTTCCTTCAAATGTCCACCGGTGAAGGTGGAGCGGGAAGGGGTGGAGGATCTTTCGGAGCGTGAATCTGCCTTTTACGAGAGGATGTACCTGCTGGAGGCAGGGCTGCAGATGTTTGACAGCCTGCTGCTGCAGTTTCTGCAGCAGCGCCTGGGTGATGGCTGGCAGACCAGATTGCAGGAGATTGCAGACTGGCTGGAAGGGGAGCAGGCATGA
- the obgE gene encoding GTPase ObgE, giving the protein MKFIDEVTLHCASGHGGAGCVSFRREKFIPFGGPNGGDGGRGGDLIFEATKALSTLLELRHKQHQKAERGRHGMGKDRHGAAGEDLIVKVPVGTLIKDFETGEVLADLTEDGQRIILLKGGRGGQGNARFATATNKAPKFAQPGEEGEERKLRLELKLMADVGLLGLPNAGKSSLITKVSAARPKIADYPFTTLAPSLGVVGYKNYRSFVMADIPGIIEGAHEGAGLGHRFLKHLERSGILVHLVDISGLPESDPYAAFEAINRELAMFSEELGQKAQIVGLTKMDLPTAQEHLTEAQAWFQERKIPVYPISSMTGEGVEALLDAIAERLWAAPREEW; this is encoded by the coding sequence ATGAAGTTTATTGATGAGGTAACCCTGCACTGTGCCTCCGGCCACGGCGGGGCCGGCTGCGTCTCGTTCCGGCGGGAGAAGTTCATCCCCTTTGGCGGCCCTAACGGTGGTGACGGCGGCCGGGGTGGTGACCTGATCTTTGAGGCCACCAAGGCGCTTTCAACCCTGCTGGAACTGCGGCATAAACAGCATCAGAAGGCAGAGCGGGGCAGGCATGGCATGGGCAAGGACCGCCACGGTGCTGCCGGTGAGGATCTGATTGTCAAGGTGCCGGTGGGTACCCTGATCAAGGATTTCGAGACCGGTGAGGTGCTGGCTGACCTGACCGAGGATGGCCAGCGGATCATTCTGCTGAAAGGTGGACGGGGCGGCCAGGGCAATGCCCGTTTTGCCACTGCCACCAACAAGGCCCCCAAGTTTGCCCAGCCGGGTGAAGAGGGTGAAGAACGCAAGCTGCGGCTGGAGCTGAAGCTGATGGCTGATGTTGGTCTGCTGGGGCTGCCCAATGCCGGTAAGTCATCGCTGATCACCAAGGTCTCTGCGGCCCGCCCCAAGATTGCTGATTACCCCTTTACCACCCTGGCCCCGTCGCTGGGGGTGGTGGGGTACAAGAATTACCGTTCCTTTGTGATGGCTGATATCCCCGGCATTATCGAGGGGGCCCATGAAGGGGCAGGTCTGGGGCACCGCTTTCTAAAACACCTGGAACGTTCCGGTATCCTGGTGCATCTGGTGGATATCTCCGGCCTGCCGGAGAGCGATCCCTATGCCGCCTTTGAGGCGATCAACCGTGAGCTGGCCATGTTTAGCGAAGAGTTGGGGCAGAAGGCCCAGATTGTGGGCCTGACCAAGATGGATCTGCCCACGGCCCAGGAACATCTGACCGAGGCACAGGCCTGGTTTCAGGAACGCAAGATCCCGGTCTATCCGATCTCATCCATGACCGGTGAAGGGGTGGAGGCGCTGCTGGATGCCATTGCCGAGCGTCTCTGGGCTGCCCCCAGGGAGGAGTGGTGA
- the bamD gene encoding outer membrane protein assembly factor BamD, whose amino-acid sequence MRHSFSHCQPLRFLVCLYLLLCLLAPAPLRAEIDDSSLFMEAFTAFQGKDYLHSIDKLHQMEQLFPDSPLRDVSLLMLARAQYRSGDNDNAAQTILKFNKEFGNGPLADSIEADLSALSKRRQTGEKLHPNKQLRAAAQKVRNEQLALERAAALKAEQERLAQERAERERVARERAEAERKERERLAAIKAAREAVKFEIESPSAPAQEVGNAALVAFQLINHGKDAEEFSVEALLPSGVEGMITQAADRTQPVQKITLQPRQQAELLIAFKMPSDRVDGSRITATAKATSTRFNDISKSKELTITAAAPLLRAVSRLQQTAVAGEAGSYKVTLLNVGSKAAKEIDLRISLPQQLKLTDAGGNGCWIENEQLAACRIDAVASGNLVERSLKVVVRPDAAGKTAKGMVEVLQTALQVKESFNGAAFTVKAKQP is encoded by the coding sequence ATGAGACACTCCTTCAGCCACTGTCAGCCGCTCCGTTTTCTCGTTTGCCTGTACCTGCTGCTCTGTCTGCTGGCACCAGCACCGCTCAGGGCCGAGATCGACGATTCATCGCTCTTTATGGAGGCGTTTACCGCTTTTCAGGGCAAGGATTACCTGCACAGCATTGACAAGCTCCATCAAATGGAGCAGCTGTTCCCCGACTCCCCCCTGCGGGATGTCTCGCTGCTGATGCTGGCCCGGGCGCAGTACCGCTCCGGTGACAACGACAACGCGGCCCAGACGATCCTCAAGTTCAACAAGGAATTTGGCAACGGACCGCTGGCTGACTCGATTGAAGCTGATCTTTCCGCGCTGTCCAAGCGTCGCCAGACCGGTGAAAAACTGCACCCCAACAAGCAGCTGCGAGCCGCAGCCCAGAAGGTCCGTAACGAACAACTGGCCCTGGAACGTGCCGCAGCCCTGAAGGCTGAGCAGGAACGTCTGGCTCAGGAGCGGGCTGAACGGGAACGGGTAGCACGGGAGCGGGCTGAAGCCGAACGTAAGGAACGTGAGCGTCTTGCCGCCATCAAGGCGGCCCGGGAGGCCGTCAAGTTTGAGATTGAATCCCCGTCTGCACCGGCACAGGAGGTTGGCAACGCTGCGCTGGTAGCGTTCCAGCTGATCAATCACGGCAAGGATGCCGAGGAGTTCTCGGTTGAGGCCCTGCTGCCCTCCGGCGTGGAAGGGATGATCACCCAGGCTGCTGACCGCACCCAGCCGGTCCAGAAGATTACCCTGCAGCCCCGTCAACAGGCCGAGTTGCTGATCGCCTTCAAGATGCCCAGCGACCGGGTTGATGGATCGCGGATTACCGCCACGGCCAAGGCCACCTCAACCAGGTTTAATGACATCAGCAAGTCGAAAGAACTGACCATAACCGCCGCAGCGCCGCTGCTGCGTGCCGTATCCCGCCTGCAGCAGACCGCCGTAGCAGGAGAGGCTGGCAGCTACAAAGTCACCCTGCTGAATGTGGGTTCAAAGGCGGCCAAAGAGATCGATCTGCGGATCAGCCTGCCCCAGCAGTTGAAGCTGACCGATGCCGGCGGCAATGGCTGCTGGATTGAAAACGAACAGCTGGCCGCCTGCCGCATTGATGCCGTAGCATCAGGTAATCTGGTTGAGCGCAGTCTGAAGGTTGTTGTCAGACCTGATGCAGCAGGCAAGACCGCCAAAGGCATGGTAGAGGTACTGCAGACCGCACTGCAGGTAAAAGAGAGTTTCAACGGTGCAGCCTTTACGGTAAAGGCAAAACAGCCCTAG
- the proB gene encoding glutamate 5-kinase: MRRGLLQQVRRVVIKVGSRVLTVEGGGLDYDAISRLCDEMAGLRQQGIEVILVSSGAVAAGRDALRSADTTLTIPQKQAAAAVGQPLLMQAYQQACTRHGLVTAQILLTAEDLANRNRFLNARTTLEALLTAGALPVINENDSVAVAEIKFGDNDNLSALVTSLAEADLLLILTDIEGLYSANPASDPDAELIPLVRSITREIERMAGGSGSNVGTGGMATKVTAAKKAARFGVPTILAPGKQPGVITAAVSGQEIGTLFLPATDGLNRRKHWIAYTLRPAGKVLVDAGAQKALVEKGTSLLPSGITGVEGRFERGRCVRICGPDGTEIARGLADYSSSEIQLIAGHKSAEIEQLLGYRYGDDVVHRDNLVLMTHS, translated from the coding sequence ATGCGCAGGGGGCTGTTGCAGCAGGTCCGCAGGGTAGTAATCAAGGTGGGCAGCCGTGTCCTGACCGTTGAGGGGGGCGGGCTTGATTATGACGCCATTTCCCGGCTGTGTGACGAGATGGCCGGGCTGCGCCAACAGGGGATCGAGGTGATTCTGGTCTCATCCGGCGCTGTTGCTGCCGGGCGTGATGCCCTGCGTTCAGCTGATACCACCCTGACCATACCGCAGAAGCAGGCTGCTGCTGCGGTGGGGCAACCGCTTCTGATGCAGGCCTACCAGCAGGCCTGTACCCGCCATGGACTGGTGACGGCCCAGATCCTGCTGACGGCCGAAGATCTGGCCAACCGCAACCGTTTCCTGAATGCCCGGACCACCCTTGAGGCGCTGCTGACTGCCGGTGCCCTGCCGGTGATCAATGAGAACGATTCCGTTGCCGTGGCTGAGATCAAGTTTGGCGATAATGACAACCTCTCCGCCCTGGTGACCAGTCTGGCAGAGGCAGACCTGCTGCTGATCCTGACCGATATTGAGGGGCTCTACAGTGCCAACCCTGCCAGTGATCCTGATGCAGAGCTGATCCCGCTGGTGCGCAGCATCACCCGCGAGATCGAGCGGATGGCCGGCGGCAGCGGCTCAAACGTCGGTACCGGTGGTATGGCCACCAAGGTGACGGCAGCCAAAAAGGCAGCCCGTTTCGGGGTACCCACCATTCTGGCGCCGGGCAAACAACCGGGGGTGATCACTGCTGCGGTCAGTGGCCAGGAGATCGGCACCCTGTTCCTGCCTGCCACTGACGGCCTGAACCGCCGCAAGCACTGGATCGCCTATACCCTGCGTCCGGCAGGCAAGGTGCTGGTGGATGCAGGGGCGCAGAAGGCGTTGGTTGAAAAGGGTACCAGTCTGCTGCCATCCGGCATTACCGGTGTGGAAGGCCGTTTTGAACGGGGTCGCTGTGTACGGATCTGTGGCCCGGACGGGACAGAAATTGCCAGAGGATTAGCGGATTATTCCAGTAGTGAGATTCAACTGATAGCAGGTCACAAATCTGCGGAGATTGAGCAGTTGCTGGGCTACCGCTACGGTGATGATGTAGTACACCGGGATAATCTGGTGTTGATGACCCATAGTTGA